ATTAGAGCATCCTCTCAAAAGTTCTAAAATTGCTTGCAGaacaaaaaattctcaatttGCCATAATGGCACCAATGCTGGATGTTTTCcttgtaagagttttattaataaaactcttaGTCCCACATACCCGAATCCTAATGGGTTTAGACTAGCTCAAAcattatcatttaattaatgagTCACAGTGGGACACGAATGCCTCTAGATTTAGTCATAGTGGGACACGAATATTTCTAGATTTCATGATGGCCAGAAATCTAATCATGAAATCTAGAAATAGCACTGAAGGGttaaagggttctcacctacaacatgaTTGTGCATTTAGCCATCGGGAGATACTCAGAGGTAAAGTTGTTAGGGTGATCATTCTCTTATAGTCAGGTCAGATTCTTTATCAAGCTGTAATGGAGAGAGGTATATTTTCTAactattgttattttattatcgtGGATCAAAGAAAGTTGAATATCCAAATATTATtgtttcatgttaaaatatttaacatgtggtatcagagacaggttatagatattttatgatctcaataaaatatatcGCATAGATATAATAAATGCGCTTTGATTTATATGGCCTCCACATGCTTCTCTCGGATCGTTGTTGTGACTGAAAACCCactattattcttgttttggtTAGAGATAAAATTCATGTTGTTGTTTgggaatttaaaattattgtttcagttctcatatataaaatttgagtAGCGATATTATGTGGAATTGCTTTGATATTACTTGCTAAATTTACGTGCTGACGCATGTTGATAATTTACAAATTGTGTGCTTCCTAATTCCATATGGAGAATTATGGAGAAAATTCTAGGTATGGGAAGTTGAGGGGAGGAGCCTCCATATGGGTTGATTGTGTGCGGCATAAGGTGGCTGGAGTCCCCTTGCCGGTAAGCTGCACTTTGGCAGCCTAAGGGGCTGTAAAGCCCCAATTAGATGCTGCCCGATAGCATCTTCTATGGGCATTTTGTTtatacagaaaaaagaaaaaattaaagggAAAGGCAAAAGGAGGTTGAGAAACTCCTCGTTGAAGCCTCTATGACGACGGCGCAGATGGCTATAAAGCCCAACAGCTGCAACAACGTGATGggtgaaacaaaaaaaaaagaaaaaaaaaaggataactATAAAAGGAGGTGGACGTCGGCAGTGGGAGGAGGACTGGGATGCCATGCTGACCTCGCCTCGCTGGAGATGCCTGTAGCTGTGCTAGACCAGTGGTTGGTAACACACTGGTGCGACGGCTGCTTGAAGGAAGAAGTAAAGAAGAGGCGTAGGGTTTCTTGAACTCATAAAAGGCCTTGGGTTGTGGGCTTTGGCCCAATCCAAGAAGATTAAAAGTGGAGTAAGGGTACGGTTCAAACCCGGACCGGTCagattatgatatgatatgatatgatatgatattattattttaatattatttatttaaaaaaatatgaaattttattttctcttatgtgcatgtttttacttttcaataaatacatgaattatTTACTGTTGATTTTTTGGCTCttgtttaaattattgttatacaatatataattgtttatcATGTATAATTGTTTATCCTGTATGAGACAAATGGTttgcatcaaaattaaagaatagATTGGTTGCCCAAAGGTACAAGATGAGTATGATGAAAtgaacaatttgtgtgtcaagatctaTTCCCAAAAGAGGATTTTGATGACACCACTAGTTCATCTATTAAAGTAAAGTTGGAGTGAATaatttgtgtgtcaagatctactcccaaaggagaattttgatgacactactagttcattCATTAAAGCAAAGTTGGAGTGAAGaatttgtgtgtcaagatctactcctAATAGAGGATTTTGATGACACTATTAGCTCATCCATTAAAGTAAAGttggagtgaacaatttgtatgcCAGAGTTTACTCCCAACGGAGAAGTTTGGTGATACAGCTGTTTATCCACATAATTTAACGTTGGATGGAACACTTTGTATGTCAGAGTTTACTCTTAAAGGAGAATTCTGAAGATACAACTAGTTTATCcactaaatttaaaattagagggaacactttgtatgtcagagtttactcccaaaggagaattATGATGATACAACTAGGTCATTCACATAATTTAAAACTGGAGGGAATATTTTGTGTATTGGGGTTCACTCCCAAAGGAAGGATCTCGATGTCACTATTATTTTATCCATAATGGTTTAAATTCTGTTATTGTTTATGAGTGTTGAACTCAAAAcattaatgtgattaaaatgCTTTTCTAGCAGTAAGTATACGAATATCTTTACAAGGTTTCGTGTACAAAATGAACTCTAGTTTATAGAAATATGAGCATGTCAAATTTACACTAATAGTTTTAGACCATGGTTTATCCATTTTAAGTctaacatcaattattattaagaatatCGGTAAGGGTcagaaaaatacaatatttaagAAGATGAAATTGGTTACTACATATCAAACTTTGAATTTTAGGAATTTCTTAGTTTTATACATAATGGTTTACTCCAGATGaattattatttcatcaaagtaGTGAGATGTGAACAAGCTGGTAGCATGGTAGTTAGttagatacaaatttattttgttaatttgcaTTGAAACGCAATTGTATCATTtggaaaaggaaggaaaagatGGTCATGAAAATGTAAGAATTGTGTCAATTcgattttgaaagaaataatgataaatgaaGATTTAAGTGTCCTAAGCATTAGACTTGATTCGAAGGGAAGGGTAAacttttttttgtataagttCCGAATCAGatcttatatatgtttatacatttttttgagATTAAATTCGAGTgcaaattttcatcttattttgcCTGTATAACTTTCaaatcaaactctataaatgttgatacttatttttttgtgattagaCTTGAGTACAAATGTTCATGTTtcaatttgtttcaaaatgcTATTTATGTTGGttccatttttccttccaataaagttttatttttcatgcctTCATAATAatgcttttgttaaaaaaatttcactcATGAGGTATATATTGGAACTAAAGGAAATatcatttatgaaaaaaatttacaatttatggcatagaatttgaaacaatttgtgacataaaagtttggagaatatctccaagaaaagttgtagaagttagtaaataaaatattttccgcaTATAGATTTTCTAATTTCaggatgtgtgttgatttgtattaaaggaaagcaaattaaacatattaataaaatatgccACAAGGAATATGGAGTTCCTTGAGATAATACATATACACATATGTAAACcttttctttataatgtttgataGATAGAAGTACAAATATACAATTTATGGCATGGAATTTGAAACAATTTGTGGCATAAAAGTTTGGAGAATATCTCCAAGAAAAGTTGTAGAGGTTAGTAAATAAGATATTTTCtgcatttagattttttaatttcagaatGTGTGTTGATTAGTATTAAAGCAAAGCAAATTAAACATATCAATAAAAGTTGCCACAAGGAATATGAAGTTTCTTGAGATAAATCATATACCCATATGTAAACcttttctttataatgtttgatagatagaagtatttcattactttcataaatgattttcatggtATGGATGTGTCTATCTGCTATATGAGAAGTCTTAAGCCATTGATAATTCTTTAGGTACTTCTCATGGGGAGGAAATGTAGCTAtgtagaaatgtgaaaatcatCGAATTTGATTGAAGTCTGGAGTTCCATGAAAAGTATTATGAGTCAGGTCCTCTGACCTATTTTCTCAAATGTAGTAAAACTCTTAAAAATAATGGAGAACTTATATCGTGTTCTTAGTAATGTAGTTTTAGTGACTTATTTTTTGAGCTGTGGACTGATTTAAGGTATGTACATATATGGATAGCCAAGTTCACTATTTTGAGTAGGAGCTTAACACCAAAGGTAAGAATCACTTTACTTCTTTTCTTTATGTACACACAGGGCCAAGTGAAGAACTCATTTAGTCATTTTTGGTTTTATGGTTTTTTCTCACACAAACACACATTTTCTCTCATCATGGAAGATGGAACCCGAAATGTTCTTGATGTTTTGAACACATGAACACGTGATCTAGGGTAGTGCAAGGATCGGTTTTggcttaaaaataaaactagggTTTGAACCTCCAAAGGTCTTGGCTCTAGGGTGTGGCGCCCCTAGCCCCCGATTGGGATTGGACAGTGACTGAGACGCtgagacatgtaacacaagactACACATCTCCTGTAGATGACATATAATATACTATGCatctaagtacactagcagtatgcaatagcgTAGCAgtggaaaaattaataaaagtcggaTAATGTAAGCAACGTGATAAACAATTGCAAAGTACATGGCACCATACGATTATTATAACCCAAAAACATTGTCCAAGACATAAACATGAGCCATAAATGCATAATATCCCAAaaagcatgaagcataatttaaaatttccaaaacacGGGATTTCCACAAAAGCaacataaatccacaaaagtTAGCCATAAATAAtgttcccttcttcttctttttttcacaaaatacttaagCTCCCGTACTCCTAAAAAAGATTCAAGCTTCACACACTTTTCCAAAGCCTTATCCTTGTCCTGGTTGTTGCACTGCTTGAACTCCGcgatgaattcaagtatacctATGATTTCCCGATCAATGGCCTCGAGTCACTCCAGAATGGAGGGCTCGGGCCGATTCATGgccatcttaggcacaatcctctctgAGGGAGGAGGTGCCGTTCTCTTCTTGTTGGTCATAGTCATCTTTTACtaaacctgtcacaacttctaccattctggttgGGAAATGGTAgcggaaactaccacaatgagattttaagaaatctcatcaagtaatcacacaacatatcCCAGTTAACACAAGtatacaaaaggtatatcatggaatgtacttgacttatgtcttaaccaaaacttgacttatgcacttgaccattcttaaaagacttgtaacagagactaaagtttttcataaaaacttcttaacttttcttattcatgTGAACTTATTCTGcacttgccttatcagaacatatcacaagattttcatcgagtgatccttatcatattacaagattttcatcgagtgatccttatcttatgagctcttattcttgttcagagggtggacacaacacgacTCCCCTTTGCaccgcgtgttcctgctagttatcTCACCATCAAAGGTTcgtacaccgtgatgaatacgtcataaacagagattcatattaactcgaccttactttgtcgggttacatgccttatgcacccactagtgATAGGTGCTTCCTCGCTTTGgtatcctttaaaaagaatccattagAAGCTCGTCGACTGTTCTTCACCGACCAAGGGGTTAcaactccattcttaagcactccagagtggacagagtcGTTcgactaggacattcccccaccctagcacttgggctcgtgataaaacttttttttttttaaatacttttttgaTAACACTTCTtctccaaatgcatgtgacatgagattTAAACTTGCTTACtaatacttgacatatgacctATGCAATGCCTTGCATGAAACAACCAAGCGtaatatattcatttcatagcatgataacataaaccatgatagatatcaaaacatatatatggaATCATGAAAACTTGCTCGGGCCGAAACTCAtaggtacaaaaacatgaagatttcTCACATAAAAATGTTCTaaacttcaagcatataatatagaaatcaagacatagtgaaacaaaacatgaaatcataggtttgTGACTAGGTCCGAAACTTCCAAAGCATATTCAAACTGAAACctcatgttgcataaaccatcaacctcaaacaagtgaaaaccgaaactCATGGGCAtgtttcatggcattttcatcataaatccGAGACATATAGTTTCTTCCTTAAAGTTACTTAAgatcatattatcatatttcAACAAACAACCCAGAGATAACAAGCAAAGCAATCAAAATCATTGtaggatttacacaatcatatactaatattaaccaagagtaagttgagtgtatacttacaaaaccctcgtaaagaaatactagcaagctgtaaatccaaacatactatattagaaagagcatctaaaaacctatctcatgttcttgagtgtgtgtgtttctagggcatcacttggccTTAAAATATTCGGCTcctagggtttttaggttaaaaccctccctcatttcactcataaggtaaaacaaaacgTAAGGTAGGCAAGAATACATGTGAtggtcgaaacatggaggatgaactctcTCTTCACTATTCGGCCTCAGGAGTTTCTCTTGGAAACCCTAGGTTACttccaagaaaatagtagaaagtgtgtgcgttttatctttctcaaagtctaatgagatttgaatctcattttcagattgagaaaagacttgTGTATGTGCAAGACTTAGGAGAAACTGATCCTTACCTTACTAATCCTTGGATAGTGCCGAAATCCTTTTCTTGCAAGAATCCTCTTtttttggttggagagaaaacacaagaaaatgagagagctttcaaaggaatatgggagaattgtgtggagagaatgGAGGCTcatgcaaaatccaaaaaatgacAAGGGAAAAGCCCTTTAGGCGTGAAgccttctctttatatatgagacccttcacttccctccttgtttgcataaaaaacccttgcatgaaagacaagtggcaaggtttcttcttcttcctctctcaaaaaCCGAAAAGCCTCTTAGAGTTCCTCACTTGGATTGGTTTGGGAAGGGGCATTCCTGAGAGGTGGCATGTAGGACTTCTCTCCTTGGCCAAAAATCTCCCTTTTCCCTCTTATGCCCCTTCCTTTCCTTAacaagtaaatatcttttcGAGGGTAACTGGGTAAAACTATGCATGCcttttcctattcccaacaagtaacTATTGGCATtgaagacaagtggcattgggcatgtgccatagccctagccatCCTCTCCACTTTTCCATTCCCAaagtgttgcttcatcttcccaatattcattccctaggtgacttttcatataccattggtccaaaatgcactaagtgacaagtggcaagtgaatggaatgcttgggagtgtgctagtcgaaaccctaagggcaaactTGTACTTGATACAAAAAtctcttcacaaaatcttcttGAAACTTGGTACATGCTTGACATATGGCAAAAGCTAGCTAAATTCGAAATCCCAAAGGCCTCCCTtcagtttcctatgcaaaacttctagaaaggCTCCATatcacttccctaggctcccATTTCCAAGACATCTACCTTGAAACTTGAATTCTGGATAAAAGATCAATGGGTTAGGCGTGTAAGCTCATCTTTGTGCCTTCTTGCACCTCTCTTCCCCCCTTAAcccactttcaagactaggttcaatGTACAACATCCTCAGGACACATAACACTAGCAATTTATAATTGGATCATGGGTCTAAACCATTAGACCTAAGTTTCCAAATAAGGCCGAAATTCCAAAGTAAACTAAAGCCACTCTCGTCTTGGGCTCAAGTTGCTACATCAAAGGTTCTAAGGCCTTTCAAAAGTAACTACagctcctaaaatgccatggcaacctagaacaaattctaagggccaagcctagacaaaaacTCATGTCATCACATCCTACCCTCCTTAGAAAAAGACTTCGTCCTCCAAATCGGCACCACAACCATTAATCAAAACACTTATAAGAAGAGATACCAGACTAGTTCCTCCTCCATAAGCAGCCGTAGACTTCTCAGACGATGTTGAGGACGAGGGCATTTCATCTGCCTCCACGGTCATAGAGTCCtgtgaaaagtaaaatatagCTTCCAAATCGTAATCGAAATACATATTGACTCTCATTTCATTCAACCTATGTTCTATCTCAAGCTCTATGTCCTCGATTGGTTGACCTTCTTcacaaaaatgaatatgatgCGCAGACGTATCCGAAGTCTCAAAAGGTACAAACAGACTAGCGCATTCTTCCACTGCGCGACTTGATTCTATTGGATTGAAATTACgcatatttcttctttctgcttcCTTCGAGCTACTCCACGGCTGCCGTTCCTCATGTGGTAATGCTCGTCGAAAGTGAAGCATTCCTTGAGCATTCACATCCATTACATGAGTGCGATGATGCTTAACTATTTCCATTTATCTTGATTGTTCTGCTAACACCCGCTGTTTTCTTTTAAGGCGCTCTCTGATACGATGTTCTCTTTGTTCTCTTAACTATGCCATTGAAGAAATAGACATACGTGGGGTTCTTCTAGTTCGTGCCATCCCCTGTTTCTAGGGTTTGATACGTGTACACATGATTACCATACTTAAACTAACAAACACGAAATAGACATTTAAGCTACAAACAAATGAGGATATTTGCTTCTCATTGTATCCTCCCATTCTCAAGTTGCTGCTTCAAATTCTGGGTTATTCCAAAGCACTTTTACTAGAGGTATCTTTTGATTCCTTAACTCTTGTTCCTTACGATCCACGATCTGTATTGGCCATTCTGTAAAAGACAAGTTAGGTTGAAGCTGAATCTCATCGGGCTTCATAACTATTGGCCGTTTTTCTCcgaaactcttcttcaaagttgacacatgaaacacattatgTATTCCCTGCATCTTTGTTGGCAGATTCAATCTGTAAGCTACTGGACCGACTCTTTCGATTATCTCGTAGGGTCCTACGTATCGGGGACTTAACTTTCCCTTCTTACCGAAACCTACGACTCCTTTCATGGGCGATATTTTGAGGTATACCAATCTCCTACTACAAACTCCAAATTCCTACGCCAGTTATCGGCGTAGCTCTTCTGTCTGTTCTGAGctactttcattctttcttgaatcACAGTTACTTGTCTCTGAAGTTCTTGTAAATATTCGGgtcctagcattttcctttcacccacttcatcccaatacaatagGGATCTACATTTTCTTCTGTACAAAGCCTCGTAAGGTGCCATCTGAATGGTAgcttgaaaactattattgtgGCAAATTCCATGAAAGGTAGGTGACTTTCCTAATCACCTCTTAGCTCCATAACGCATGCTCGCAGCATATCTTCCAAAGTCTGGATTGTACATTCCGTctgtccatctgtctgaggatgataagcactgctAAAATTCAAATGAGTGCCAAACATCTTTTGCAAACTTTGCAAAAATTGTGAAGTAAAAT
This genomic interval from Juglans microcarpa x Juglans regia isolate MS1-56 chromosome 4D, Jm3101_v1.0, whole genome shotgun sequence contains the following:
- the LOC121260130 gene encoding uncharacterized protein LOC121260130, with amino-acid sequence MKGVVGFGKKGKLSPRYVGPYEIIERVGPVAYRLNLPTKMQGIHNVFHVSTLKKSFGEKRPIVMKPDEIQLQPNLSFTEWPIQIVDRKEQELRNQKIPLVKVLWNNPEFEAAT